The following coding sequences are from one Asterias amurensis chromosome 8, ASM3211899v1 window:
- the LOC139941158 gene encoding uncharacterized protein, producing MLAMDENGTLPVDTDPTDDHNCSGVSVTLSPCLSETEWYNSTSCLCQTFPLNNLDFRDPAGIVFLSVAIFSTLLDIFVVIVFIRFRYTPIVKAANRELSFLLLFVLLISFMFPLIHIGLVEQWRCQAQAWLEGPVSTCMYAIFLIKTHRVLSIFEARLPKVVHRQWILGSNLQLVGVLLLTLVQLIIVAIFVNIFSPSVEYITDPELKKTYAQCKSDATGDIIMSAYPTLLTILCFCFAFRARRLPENYGESRHILANMAVNLIVYFTSLGLKQVYQGKAKTIVGNVFLSVSPLAGLVLLFVPKVWIILIRPERNTVQELRRMTLAHMQRQSEFSPDTDGNVREERKKGGEDTRPKSLLRRGKSGSITNKHPNKNGLPGNGSKKSIHSVDNGNMNSKKGNCEVNPSDDDGDKSHKTLSKVPAVEDSTDRRNVDLPKRKGTKHGLQKRSSSLFVIQILDDIEEKQNEESLKVGTVAGDHPLNFSLHESENEKELEGDMFVVSMLGRTLTLKVDDRDAVGIPQTLGGVYVGCKTNGTSCVRETVDSDPMINDENDGKQSQTLVIAKEQSEGHEGYGGKTCSDAQSVNNNISAPDGKQELGPAVGFVDVFQDVNDANLNQHLSTTDTFETSDYVESPSSDCTFNAETDTNGKHMVATINPSSESNQEPKVPVRKGEKNAVSDDVWFEDYTSKIPQRNSTFQVGEEESQPRILEMNDILIQMELINPSGIHEARYLAENTKPQSGNFPTDEDTEL from the exons ATGCTAGCTATGGATGAGAACGGGACATTGCCAGTAGATACAG ACCCAACGGATGACCACAATTGCAGCGGTGTTTCAGTCACTCTCTCCCCGTGTTTATCTGAGACAGAGTGGTACAATTCAACCTCGTGTCTATGCCAGACGTTCCCTTTGAATAATCTAGACTTTCGCGACCCGGCAGGAATAGTCTTTCTCTCCGTTGCAATCTTCAGCACCTTGCTAGATATCTTCGTTGTGATCGTCTTCATCCGATTCAGATATACACCCATCGTCAAAGCAGCCAATCGGGAACTGAGTTTCCTATTGCTGTTTGTGCTCCTAATCTCATTCATGTTTCCATTGATTCACATTGGTCTTGTTGAACAATGGCGATGCCAGGCCCAGGCCTGGCTTGAAGGGCCAGTGTCTACCTGTATGTATGCCATCTTCCTGATCAAAACCCACCGAGTACTGAGCATCTTCGAAGCCCGTCTCCCTAAGGTGGTGCACCGGCAGTGGATCCTTGGGAGTAATCTCCAACTAGTCGGAGTTTTGTTACTGACACTTGTCCAGCTTATAATAGTCGCCATATTTGTAAATATCTTCAGTCCGTCGGTGGAATACATCACCGACCCAGAGTTGAAGAAAACGTACGCACAATGCAAATCTGACGCCACAGGTGATATTATTATGTCAGCCTATCCAACACTGCTTACCATACTGTGTTTCTGTTTCGCGTTCCGTGCACGTCGCCTACCTGAGAACTACGGCGAATCACGGCACATCCTGGCTAACATGGCCGTCAATTTGATCGTGTACTTCACGTCCTTAGGCTTGAAGCAGGTCTACCAGGGCAAGGCCAAGACCATCGTGGGGAATGTGTTCCTCAGCGTGTCTCCCCTTGCTGGATTAGTGCTGTTATTTGTCCCTAAGGTGTGGATCATCCTGATCCGTCCGGAGCGTAACACGGTGCAGGAGCTTAGGCGAATGACTCTTGCTCACATGCAGAGGCAGTCTGAGTTCTCACCGGACACCGATGGCAATGTCCGAGAGGAGAGGAAGAAGGGAGGGGAAGACACCCGTCCCAAGTCTCTACTACGGCGAGGCAAGAGTGGCTCCATCaccaacaaacaccccaacaagaACGGACTGCCCGGAAACGGCAGCAAGAAATCAATACACAGTGTTGACAATGGCAATATGAactcaaaaaaaggaaattgtgAGGTGAACCCTTCTGATGACGATGGAGATAAATCACACAAGACTCTCAGTAAAGTCCCCGCAGTGGAAGATTCCACTGACCGTCGAAACGTAGACTTACCCAAAAGAAAGGGAACTAAACACGGCCTGCAAAAACGCTCAAGCAGTCTCTTTGTCATCCAGATATTGGATGACATCGAGGAAAAACAAAACGAGGAATCCTTGAAAGTTGGGACCGTCGCTGGCGACCATCCACTGAATTTCAGCCTCCATGAAAGCGAGAATGAAAAGGAGTTAGAGGGTGATATGTTTGTGGTATCAATGTTAGGCAGGACTCTGACTTTGAAAGTTGACGACCGGGATGCCGTTGGAATTCCTCAGACACTCGGAGGGGTGTATGTTGGATGCAAAACCAATGGGACATCTTGTGTACGAGAAACGGTAGACAGTGACCCCATGATAAACGATGAAAATGATGGCAAACAGAGCCAAACtttagtaattgccaaagaGCAAAGCGAAGGCCATGAGGGCTATGGCGGCAAGACTTGTTCTGACGCCCAAAGTGTTAACAACAACATCAGTGCTCCTGATGGAAAACAAGAGTTGGGTCCTGCCGTCGGATTTGTAGACGTATTTCAAGACGTCAATGACGCGAATCTCAACCAACACCTCTCCACTACAgacacttttgaaacatctgATTACGTCGAAAGCCCTAGTTCGGACTGCACCTTTAATGCTGAAACCGATACCAATGGAAAACATATGGTGGCTACTATCAATCCTAGTTCCGAATCAAACCAGGAACCAAAAGTTCCCGTGAGAAAAGGGGAGAAAAACGCGGTTTCTGACGATGTCTGGTTTGAAGATTACACTTCAAAAATACCACAAAGAAATTCAACTTTCCAAGTTGGAGAAGAAGAATCCCAACCCCGCATTCTTGAGATGAATGACATATTGATCCAAATGGAGTTAATAAATCCAAGTGGCATACACGAAGCTCGTTATCTGGCTGAAAACACAAAACCACAATCGGGTAATTTTCCAACTGATGAAGACACTGAGCTTTAG
- the LOC139941157 gene encoding prominin-1-like, whose amino-acid sequence MTKLPPSSYLYIILIIIAVTSFDTTNGIDHDGTGVEGQHGGGVSVAWVLFDGKYTEEFDWVLKTYTGMASGFVHAIAPLGFPWEPLINLFSGSADIVGASLEIVKSEGGVVTVSLILLLLGILIPISGIFFCLCRCCGKCGAVHHEDRVRGLSCCTGVIMGTFIFAFSLIVVVAGCFTILSGERLSQSVTHFEGTVNTIMDDVQEFQGNLITDLRQVGNISFIVDNIKSTLDDAENAIFDPMIMDFDSVAVPVNDSVTQLREDLTNPLTPLASTAGVLATLVDQIQTDGSAYQTAVSAVSASLVGFRDTDCAGSLPDSLYSVCSFIPDETPFITTVLPLSMLDSYNFTGVVVYPVVLDVALTTLSDALSAADTALNEFKTSVATSSDDAFQDVGAILDTVEAEVTTITGEVVSGLETSIGESLDTEPFRAQISEYVYIIQEFDMYSYVVFLVFACLAFVMAVLAILGVLFGAWGYKETRRPSERSSASECGGQFMVGSSWWIFVFAILFCLPSAIWFILGANVTLMCTAMVDYSILDKVVDNPVLWGGSTLLDSVVQFGDAPLNLTARQFIKDCEQNQTVYSALHLSSAGLLDGVDDIDINEIMPFVDTFTSNITDVISGMTLLGPVDLDLLIDAIKPPAFPIHSLVYSTEILKETTEALPIQEAINELNIFINKTWEGYQDHGASEPDFQAQVDFANDVINELNTLESARTALLAVLTSYGTVADFFVASYYEVGNLTTDALIIISSGSHDLQAISADASNIITLSLGSYVDGIVSQAEGLITEPISKIENDIGKCGVVARAYDSAVSEVCVHFLMGFNALWFSTGIISLLCLPILILNVLLSKYVLRAEPAAGSRYEASSPPPERGV is encoded by the exons ATGACCAAGCTACCACCAAGCAGCTACCTTTACATCATCCTGATCATTATTGCTGTCACTTCTTTCGATACCACCAACGGGATCGACCATGATGGAACCGGGGTTGAGGGTCAGCACGGTGGGGGTGTATCCGTGGCATGGGTGCTTTTTGACGGAAAGTACACTGAGGAATTCGACTGGGTTCTAAAGACATATACGGGCATGGCTAGCGGGTTTGTCCACGCAATCGCCCCTCTAGGATTCCCATGGG aaCCTCTGATTAACCTTTTCAGTGGATCCGCTGACATCGTTGGCGCAAGTCTCGAG ATCGTTAAGTCCGAGGGAGGTGTCGTGACCGTGTCGTTGATACTCCTCTTGCTGGGCATTCTCATACCGATCTCAGGTATCTTCTTCTGCTTGTGCCGCTGTTGTGGGAAGTGCGGGGCCGTGCACCACGAGGACAGGGTCCGTGGACTGTCGTGTTGTACCGGGGTCATCATGGGGACTTTCATATTCGCATTTTCTCTCATTGTAGT CGTTGCTGGATGTTTCACAATCTTATCCGGAGAGCGACTCTCACAGAGCGTGACTCACTTTGAAGGAACAGTTAACACCATCATGGACGACGTCCAGGAATTCCAGGGAAACTTGATCACT GATCTGAGACAAGTAGGAAATATCAGTTTCATTGTTGATAACATCAAGAGTACTTTAGACG ATGCCGAGAACGCAATTTTCGACCCGATGATCATGGATTTCGACAGTGTAGCTGTGCCTGTGAACGACTCGGTCACACAACTCAGAGAAG ATCTCACCAATCCACTGACACCCCTCGCATCAACGGCGGGTGTGTTGGCCACACTCGTCGACCAGATCCAGACCGATGGATCAGCCTACCAGACGGCAGTCAGTGCCGTCTCCGCTTCGCTGGTTGGGTTCCGGGATACGGACTGTGCAGGAAGTCTACCGGACAGTCTCTAcagtgtttgttctttcattccCGATGAGACTCCGTTTATAACAACAGTGCTGCCACTATCCATG CTTGATTCATATAATTTCACCGGCGTAGTTGTTTATCCAGTCGTCTTAGACGTTGCCCTGACCACACTAAGTGATGCACTATCCGCA GCAGACACTGCACTGAACGAATTCAAGACATCGGTGGCCACATCCAGTGATGACGCATTTCAGG ATGTTGGCGCTATATTGGATACTGTCGAGGCTGAAGTAACAACGATTACAGGTGAAGTTGTGTCGGGACTGGAAACT AGTATTGGAGAGTCACTTGACACCGAACCATTCCGAGCTCAGATCAGTGAATATGTTTACATCATCCAGGAGTTTGATATGTACAG CTACGTTGTGTTCTTGGTATTTGCGTGTCTGGCATTCGTCATGGCTGTACTCGCCATCTTGGGCGTGTTGTTTGGGGCGTGGGGTTATAAGGAGACAAGACGACCCAGCGAGCGGTCCTCTGCCTCAGAGTGTGGCGGTCAATTCATGGTTGG ATCCTCGTGGTGGATTTTCGTCttcgccatcttgttttgcttACCGTCAGCTATTTGGTTCATCTTGGGCGCCAACGTAACATTGATGTGTACAGCTATGGTGGATTATTCCATTCTGGACAAG GTTGTCGACAACCCAGTCCTCTGGGGTGGTTCTACGCTCCTAGACTCCGTAGTGCAGTTCGGTGATGCCCCGCTCAACTTAACTGCTCGACAATTCATCAA GGATTGTGAGCAGAATCAGACCGTGTATTCAGCACTTCATCTCTCATCGGCCGGACTCCTCGATGGGGTTGATGACATCGACATAAATGAG ATCATGCCTTTTGTCGACACCTTCACGAGCAACATCACCGATGTCATTTCAGGAATGACTCTACTCGGACCTGTCGACCTAGACCTGCTGATCGACGCTATCAAACCGCCTGCCTTTCCGATCCACTCGCTAGTCTATTCTACCGAGATC TTGAAGGAAACTACGGAGGCCTTGCCAATACAAGAAGCCATCAACGAATTGAATATTTTCATCAACAAGACCTGGGAAGGTTATCAAGACCATGGGGCTTCGGAACCAGACTTCCAG GCACAAGTTGACTTTGCGAATGACGTCATCAACGAGTTAAACACGCTGGAATCCGCACGAACTGCTTTGTTAGCTGTACTG ACCAGCTATGGAACAGTGGCAGATTTCTTTGTCGCCTCTTACTACGAAGTCGGG aaTTTGACTACTGATGCTTTGATCATCATCTCAAGTGGATCACATGACCTTCAGGCCATCTCAGCAGATGCTAGCAACATCATCACCTTG TCTCTTGGCTCGTACGTAGACGGCATCGTCTCGCAGGCAGAGGGGTTGATCACAGAGCCCATTAGCAAG ATCGAGAATGACATCGGAAAATGTGGTGTGGTTGCCCGAGCCTACGACAGTGCAGTCTCAGAAGTCTGCGTACATTTCTTGATGGGATTT aacGCCCTCTGGTTTTCAACTGGCATCATCTCTTTACTGTGCCTGCCAATCTTAATCCTGAACGTGCTTCTTTCAAAGTATGTTCTACGAGCCGAGCCAGCCGCGGGAAGCAGATATGAAGCAAGCTCGCCACCACCGGAAAGGGGAGTTTAg
- the LOC139940817 gene encoding beta-4C adrenergic receptor-like translates to MAINTLIVVRTGFIVFDFVLTFLTNIFSIVVTWKTSQIAEMTKIFATSLALADLSVGVLVTFSMVPSAMDSTWLYGDILCRIIGVMGPSLVMISVLSLLCVSVDRYIAITRPLRYYDFVTRQRAIIIIVVCWVSTIGANSYNAFNSNFIIYDRVLCICIPEWGNRDILMFLIVICTIYIAIPSGITISIYAQLFRISRRHARQIAAIPGAPGGLNGPRATDMRAIRTMFIVTGAFNIAFMPFLFCNIYLNVSTSDLPNAVKFVSMWLALSNSWWNFFIYLATSRFFRSTALKLLCRN, encoded by the coding sequence ATGGCAATCAACACACTCATTGTGGTGCGGACGGGGTTTATAGTATTTGACTTCGTCCTGACATTCCTAACTAATATTTTCAGTATCGTGGTGACATGGAAAACATCTCAAATCGCCGAGATGACCAAAATCTTCGCCACCTCCCTCGCCCTGGCTGATCTGTCGGTTGGAGTTCTGGTAACTTTTTCCATGGTGCCGTCTGCTATGGATAGTACATGGCTTTATGGTGATATCTTATGCCGCATCATCGGTGTAATGGGCCCATCGCTAGTCATGATATCAGTGCTGTCGCTACTCTGTGTTAGCGTGGACAGGTATATAGCTATTACTCGACCGTTAAGGTACTACGACTTTGTAACTCGTCAGCGAGCTATCATAATCATTGTGGTGTGCTGGGTTAGCACCATAGGCGCCAACTCTTACAATGCATTCAACAGCAACTTCATCATCTATGATAGAGTGCTATGTATATGCATCCCAGAATGGGGCAACCGGGACATACTGATGTTCCTTATTGTTATCTGTACCATCTACATCGCAATTCCATCTGGTATCACAATATCAATCTACGCCCAGTTGTTCCGCATCAGTAGGAGACATGCCCGGCAGATAGCAGCTATCCCCGGGGCACCTGGTGGCCTCAACGGCCCACGAGCTACGGACATGCGAGCCATCCGGACCATGTTCATCGTTACGGGTGCTTTTAACATCGCTTTTATGCCATTCTTATTCTGTAATATTTACTTAAACGTAAGCACCAGCGATCTACCAAATGCAGTCAAGTTTGTGAGTATGTGGCTCGCCCTGTCTAACAGTTGGTGGAATTTCTTCATATATTTGGCCACTTCCAGATTTTTCAGGAGCACTGCACTTAAGCTACTCTGCAGAAACTAA